One window from the genome of Oncorhynchus kisutch isolate 150728-3 linkage group LG21, Okis_V2, whole genome shotgun sequence encodes:
- the zbtb2b gene encoding zinc finger and BTB domain-containing protein 2b, whose protein sequence is MELANHGLILLQQLNAQREFGFLCDCTIAIGDVFFKAHKAVLAAFSNYFRMLFIHQDSDCVRLKAADIQPDIFSYLLNLMYTGKLAPQLIDPARLEQGVKFLHAYPLLQEASLASQTSFSHPEPSLPLSTSLFGIQISDKQVALSGRLPVRRQLSSPFDLDSLPDRKYPSAVTAAFTNHASKLDSSFQEMVEASTSGQRASYEEHGGNTPTGEAPSSGSSNTILHVKPSIMKRNASFRKHYSCHLCGSRFNQRSLLREHLLQHSLARLPLVAKPSGAHSPVLPGGGGAATTPEVEEVLLRGGGERSAAMTVEMLSDSEQAPPSGFSMDSPRAELSGWATGCQSQADTPPPSDIADIDNLESADLDREVKRRKYECATCGRKFIQKSHWREHMYIHTGKPYKCSACGKSFCRANQAARHVCLTQGADAYTMVDRQSMELCAAGDDTSQMEALFLGSARPYKCNVCETTFSSPNEVIKHLCFSQGALSGLQGQSGVRLLQGEEFPKDEGSDSSGAATLITAIKTEQILVE, encoded by the exons ATGGAGTTGGCCAACCATGGTCTTATCCTCCTGCAGCAGCTCAATGCTCAGAGGGAGTTTGGCTTCCTGTGTGACTGTACCATCGCCATCGGAGACGTCTTCTTCAAAGCCCACAAGGCCGTGCTGGCCGCCTTCTCAAACTACTTCAGAATGCTCTTCATACACCAGGACAG TGACTGTGTCCGCCTGAAGGCAGCCGACATCCAGCCAGACATCTTCAGCTACCTCCTCAACCTGATGTACACAGGGAAGCTGGCCCCTCAGCTCATCGACCCAGCCAGGCTGGAGCAGGGGGTCAAGTTCCTCCACGCCTACCCCCTCCTCCAGGAGGCCAGCCTGGCCAGCCAGACATCCTTCTCCCACCCAGAGCCCAGCCTGCCCCTCTCTACTTCCCTCTTTGGCATCCAGATCTCCGACAAGCAGGTTGCGCTGTCCGGCAGGCTGCCCGTCCGGCGCCAGCTCTCCTCGCCTTTTGACCTGGACAGCCTCCCTGACAGGAAGTATCCGTCTGCTGTAACAGCGGCATTCACCAACCATGCATCCAAGCTGGACTCTTCGTTTCAGGAAATGGTGGAGGCTTCGACCAGCGGCCAACGGGCCTCGTATGAGGAGCATGGAGGGAACACCCCGACAGGAGAGGCGCCCTCCTCGGGTAGCTCCAACACCATTCTCCATGTGAAGCCGAGCATCATGAAGAGGAATGCCTCCTTCAGGAAGCACTACTCCTGCCACCTGTGTGGCAGCCGCTTCAACCAGAGGAGCCTGTTGAGGGAGCACCTCCTGCAGCACAGCCTGGCCCGGCTCCCTCTGGTGGCCAAGCCCAGCGGTGCACACTCACCTGTCCtcccaggaggaggaggagcagccaCCACaccagaggtagaggaggtactGCTAAGGGGAGGTGGAGAACGGTCCGCTGCTATGACAGTTGAGATGCTTAGTGACAGCGAGCAAGCACCGCCCTCTGGTTTCAGCATGGACTCTCCCAGAGCAGAGTTGTCGGGGTGGGCGACCGGGTGTCAGTCCCAGGCCGACACCCCACCTCCATCGGACATTGCGGATATCGACAACCTGGAGAGTGCTGACCTGGACCGCGAGGTGAAGCGCAGGAAGTACGAGTGCGCCACCTGCGGACGCAAGTTCATCCAGAAGAGCCACTGGCGAGAGCACATGTACATCCACACGGGAAAGCCCTACAAGTGCAGCGCCTGCGGCAAGAGCTTCTGTCGTGCCAACCAGGCGGCTCGCCACGTGTGCCTGACCCAGGGTGCCGACGCCTACACCATGGTGGACCGGCAGAGCATGGAGCTGTGTGCTGCAGGGGACGACACCAGCCAGATGGAGGCGCTGTTCCTAGGCTCGGCCAGGCCCTACAAGTGTAATGTCTGTGAGACCACCTTCTCCAGCCCCAACGAGGTCATCAAGCACCTGTGCTTCAGCCAAGGGGCTCTATCTGGCCTGCAGGGGCAGTCAGGGGTGCGGCTGCTGCAGGGGGAGGAGTTTCCCAAAGACGAGGGCTCTGATTCGTCCGGCGCCGCCACCCTCATTACGGCCATAAAAACTGAGCAGATCTTGGTGGAGTAG